The sequence below is a genomic window from Diceros bicornis minor isolate mBicDic1 unplaced genomic scaffold, mDicBic1.mat.cur scaffold_158_ctg1, whole genome shotgun sequence.
ccctgcggGTCCATCTcatgggtggccctcacagatgacacctcctgcagggtcaaggacaggctcagggaggccatgttcccttccccgtgtctcccagggccctgatcttggaccctggccatctggtgtctatggctgctcccattccagggtgccctgatgctagatcactcccagctccaacactccctcctctgtgccctcaggcctgcccaggcccctaagcctctctcctcatcaggaaagtgtgaggaggactccccatgcctcccagggtcccctgaggactcagtgtcatctgactgtcaccagtgctgttccctcccccctcgaggaggaggagcacaaagctgctgcacattcctctcccccttgtacctcatcacccctgtgaggcctgcaccacagatcatctccctccatttcccagatgaagagaccgaggcccacagaggggcagtgaattgctaaggggcccacagaggagaccgctccccctcgcagccagaagccctggcccctggccttcactccgcctccagacacacctctgaccaatgtcctgtcctctggactctcggggtgtgttgaggccctcagtcaacctgagccatggatggagaggcacaaggtgtctctgggtcccatgcaagtggcttctgtgttttccagccccctgggattctctgacaccaggctggacctgaagcCATGCCAAAGtgctcagctccctaggatcccctcaggatggtccctgcacagaactcctcctttattcactcaagaaggggacccccgtgtgccacatctgagtgacagtgtagggggagaccacggcactgtgtaatggtgacatttgcatcttttttcacttggaaacttctaatgtcccttctttctcagctctcatgtttgaagtctgtggtctgagcctttgtacaatgcttaggcccctcctgccagggcctcgatggaggccattaagaatctgtcaggaaggtccactaagaatctgtaggttccctgataattctGATTGCCATCTagggcgtatccttgtcgacaacgccccgggggagactcactggtttgtcagcagtgaccactatcgggctagactgcacagtcccagagagcacacagctctgtcccagatccaccatttggcccaaggctgtgcagcccatgtgtccacaaggcctgtgtgacctcacagtgcccatccctggggcaggcagaggtcCCTCCCCTGCGagctgcagtgaagacagaaggagcagcaggggcctggcttcctgaggacagactgggctgctttaggaagaaaggaacccccacccactccatccacccaccagcctggaggatgatgagggccagctgatgggtccgcatggaagccagacacctgctcattctgccagctcttcacctcttggaacagtccaggcgacaccactgtatcccgtgaccaaggcctcctgccccaaacagtccccacctgcccctgcagctcccacccccgcttcctgtccagctggacaagacagaccgttgtttctcggggaaccttaagtgaaaaacttaccaaagcacatcctgcctggtccctccccacctcacctcccgtccttccagatctccagcctccactcacctccttaagaagcttcctgctctcccggtggcatgtttggaagatctttttaactattttacagttctttctgaggagggaaaaaacgaaagaaacactgtggagtggtttgagggtaaatcccttttgtttgaaaacccagaagatccagacagcctggatgagcattttcactgtgtcgtctgagccctgaggtgtctgggactggggaggggctctcctattgtcacctggggcctccattctcttattttctcagcagatgtgttttaaacagtcttaatttcatgtggacagagttctgttgctgcaaacacttgaaaatcttcaatttggttcaagccatgatctgtcacttagggaaactgattcctgaggcagaaccactggcctaagttttcagaaagacttgaagcctgccaaccaggtcagaccctatccccagggtttgctgtctcccaggaggtcccaactgactgaagggcaatgccagccctgtggggggtgtctggtccacccaggtggtgctcgcatggagagaggcctacccacctggacacctgtctccacgtctcttttaaacgttgaatggaggggccctccagagcccagaagatcgtatggagagaggaaaggttcctcaggccgtggcattcctggggaagggaagagaatgagctgtgagggggagctggagccctgcttcctctggcttctgtcccctcattgatgtctcctgtcctggatgagacagcggctcaggtaacccggaaaaggcacagctggaacctgatgaggaatacttccagggaggaggatttcagctcaagccaagaaaggagcccaggaaggggtgagcttcctaccactgggaccaggagtcaggtaaTCGAgtcctgacaggaggggcctaaAGTTTGTGCAAAGactcagaccacggacttcaaacgtgagagctgataaaggagaaggggcagttcccctgaatccagagaggggctcccagggcctcccacatcttaccttggccacctggatccagagctccaccaccctggccctgtcctgggccgtcatgctcgggtccccaatgcaggtggtgatgatacattcgaccactctgttaaagtgggtcatggtggcatggatggtcggtgccaggtgctcaatgcccctgttgtcaccctgggaccagatggagtccaggaattcgtggggcctcactgtcttgaaaagctcctggggaggacagggagtgtcacccagccctgccacagcctagctcagcatctgcagcccccagtcccaggctgggtcagtggtgagagctggagctcaggaagctgagaatgcggcctgaggcttgtgggagtccctgggtcttgcctgtgtcccctgagggcacccagcacaggatgacccaggaaccaatactgtggcgcagggaagtggcatttgctcgccacccagtctcacttcctccaagcaccagaacttggctcctgcttgaccatctctaggggcatctttcACCCATtgtgaccatcctggggtctgactcctctttcagatgcacattccccgaaggcagcaacaaccaggggctttgtttgtctgccttgtagtcatgtacacatgaggtgcctaattagtgttgaggctgttgaggcctcctgggcaaatgagtgaactacccaaggacgagacagcgcttcagtgtgctccact
It includes:
- the LOC131402557 gene encoding ral guanine nucleotide dissociation stimulator-like; its protein translation is MTHFNRVVECIITTCIGDPSMTAQDRARVVELWIQVAKECHGLRNLSSLHTIFWALEGPSIQRLKETWRQVSRWVGLSPCEHHLGGPDTPHRAGIALQSVGTSWETANPGDRV